Genomic window (Streptomyces sp. NBC_00078):
CTCGGGGACGCGGGGGCCGCCCCAGCCGGTGCCGACGGTGACCTGGTGCGGGGTGGTGGACGGGAGGATCGCCGCGTCGGAGGTGAGGCCGTAGGTGGCGTCGATGCGCTGCCGTACGAGAAGGGGCTGCCGGTGCGCGGTGCCGCCGGCCAGGGACCGGACGTGGTCCACCACGCCGGCCCAGGTGGCCGTCCGCGGCATCCACTCGGGGAACGCGCAGTACGTGGACCCGTCCCGCCGCACGCAGGTCTGCACCCTTTCCGGGGTGTGGGTGGCTGCCTCCCGCGCCGCGATCGTCTTGGCCGGCAGGGCCGCGGTCTGGACCGCTCCGGCCGTGACCGCCAGCGCCAGCGCCGCGGCGACGGCGCCCCTGAGGGCCCAGCTGCGGCTGCCGCCCGCCAGGACGGCCACGAGCGCCACCGTGAGTGCCAGGCCCAGCAGGTACAGCGCGTGCCAGGCCGCGGGCCGGCCCATCAGGTCCGAGGGCAGCGCGGTGGAGCTGTTCTCGCCGATGATCGGAGCCAGCCAGCGCAGGCCGCGCTCGCCGTCCCCGGCGGGGAACGCCCCGGCTACGAACAGGAAGAAGAACAGCACGAGCAGCAGGGGCGCCGCGAAGCCCGAGGTGAGCAGCCGGGCGAGCAGCACCCCGATCGCCCCGAAGAGCAGGACCGTCAGCGGACCGACGAGGAGTTCGGCGGGCGAACCACTGCCCACGGCATCGGACTTGACCGCCGACCAGCCGAACTGGGCCAGCACGCCCACCGTGACGAGCAGCGCGGGCGCCACGACGGAGAGCAGATGGGCCGTCGTCCGCCCCCACGGCTCCAGCACCAGCACCGTGAAGTGGCGTTCCGTGTCGCGCCGCCTGGAACGCAGCACCGCCTGGTTGACGCACAGCAGGACCGCGAAGCCGATGAGCAGCGGGCCGCTCTGGGTGGCCCGGTCGGCGTCCTGGAGGGCGGGGTGACCGTTCCCCAGCTTCGGTGTGCGCCACACGATCCAGGCGACGTACAGCGCGAAGGCGAGCAGCATCGGGACCCGCAGCAGGAGCCTGCGTGCCTCGAAGAGGGCCAGGGCGACGACGGCCGACCAGGTGCGGCGGGGCCCCTCGGTCCGCACCGCGACGGGGGTTTCCTCCATCACCGCGGTCACGCCGCCACCTCCGTGCCCGCGTCGTCCAGGGTGAGCAAGTAGCCGTCCTCCAGGGTGGGTTCGAGCAGATCGGCGCCGTCTGGCG
Coding sequences:
- a CDS encoding ABC transporter permease; this encodes MTAVMEETPVAVRTEGPRRTWSAVVALALFEARRLLLRVPMLLAFALYVAWIVWRTPKLGNGHPALQDADRATQSGPLLIGFAVLLCVNQAVLRSRRRDTERHFTVLVLEPWGRTTAHLLSVVAPALLVTVGVLAQFGWSAVKSDAVGSGSPAELLVGPLTVLLFGAIGVLLARLLTSGFAAPLLLVLFFFLFVAGAFPAGDGERGLRWLAPIIGENSSTALPSDLMGRPAAWHALYLLGLALTVALVAVLAGGSRSWALRGAVAAALALAVTAGAVQTAALPAKTIAAREAATHTPERVQTCVRRDGSTYCAFPEWMPRTATWAGVVDHVRSLAGGTAHRQPLLVRQRIDATYGLTSDAAILPSTTPHQVTVGTGWGGPRVPEFAAAVSSVLVAGDEKATDGMCDGRMVTVMWLALSWLPDPMQSLRDVRLDDSVTGSAIVLSPTDPMQMTAGQTDVVRELLGKPRDAVSARMKAHWTELTAPKVTSARAAQLLGVAAPKEADKCG